CGGAAGAAAAAATACCAGACATGGCTCAGTATACTACCCCACAGAATACAGGATTGTCCTATTGATCATTTCTTCTTAGGTGCAAATGTAAAGCATACCTTGGTAACCATATTCAATGCAACAACAATCTGTAGAAGACTTGTAGCTCTCGGGGATGATTCTTCAAGTCCTTGTGCTTTGGCACCCATAACAAGCGACTCGATCTGGAATTGATTTTCACTTAACCCAGTAAGTTCCCTCTCTCCTATAGAACTAGAGCTATCATATTGGACAGAAGGGAAACAATCACCTGATGACAGAGAGGATTCAGCAAAGCTGTCAAGCACTGAACCTGCTTCTCTGGTGATACCTCTTCAATACCGATCAACAACCCCACAGCCTGCAATAAGAAATCATGCCAGTGGTCCAAGTTCAGTATTCCAATTAAAGAACATAAACAGCTAGGTGCAAGCCAAGTTATGCTATAGAGACAGATGGACAATGCACCTCAAAAATCTGGCTGCCATCCTCTGAGCTGGAGAGCTTTGCCTCTTTATTTGCCCAGTCCATAGAAGTGAATTGTCCTAGGACATCTTCCAAGCTCTAACTCACAAACAAAACAGCCTCAGATCTAGCACAATAAACTAGATGGTGTGTGTATCTAAAAAACGGGCAAGGAAATACCTGCAAAATGGTATCCAAGTAAGGGACTAGCTTTGCCTTCAACAACTTGACAGCTTTCATGAACAAGTATCCCGCACGGCGGCTCACATGGGAATTCTGATGGTGTATGCCACGCTCATCCAAGAATGCAGCAAGAAGGTGTGGCACATACTGTACATTCTCTTGCATGAACTTGATGTAGCGTGTAACTGTCTCAAGATACACCAATGCAACTAAGCGGTGTGAGTGGCACGAAAATCTCGCAGAAAGAAGCATGGGCACAAGCTCCCCGAGCAGCCCAGACCCAGTACGGATCTCCTCCTCACTCACTGCTTCCCCGAGCCGGTACAAAAGAGTAAGAGTGACCTCAACATCCTCAACGGTAGCTTCTGCGGATGAGAGCGCCGTCACAATCAACCCCTTTATGAACTGCTGTGTGGCAGCTGGCGCTACCCGACAAATGTTGCGGAACAATGCCACTAAATCCTTCCGTTGCTCCGCCATCatgtcctcctcctcctttccgATCTTGTCGAGCACATCAAGATGCACCCTGTAAACTGGGTCATATGTCATTTGCTGCCGCACCACCTCTAAGATCCGCCCCAAGTGCCCCAGCTGCTTCTCAGATGGAGCCTTCATCGTACTGACGTAGCCAGCTAAGAACTCAAGCACGGAACCAGAATCAACATCCTCCTCATAGCAGCTTTCTGCTGCCGAAAATACAGCTGGTAGCACCTCTTCGAGCATTTCCAATGCCGCGGCTCCATCGGCATCGCTAGGGCCAAGCTTGCGATAACAGGCAAGAGCCTCCACAGCATAAGTCGTCACCAAAGATGCCATCTTTAACCCACTGTCTGGGCTACCAAGCCCCTGCTGTGCAGACAAGAGTGACCTGAGCAACGCCACCTTCGCCCTTGCATCCATCCTCTTTGCAGCCACGGCAGAGAgacaccccaccgccgccgcggcaAGAGGGGCAGCACTTGCAGGGGACAGGGCAATGTCAAATAGAAGAGGAACAAACACATCATTGGCGACCAGCGCAACATCGATCCAGGAGATGCACCTGCGCGCCGCATCAAGGGCTACGGCGGCAGTGGGAGGGTCGGCCGCACCAAGAGTGGCGGCGGCGTCGTGCCAGTGGCGGGCGATCTGGGGCACGCACTGCGCTCGCATGGCGTCCTTGACCCTGCAGGCGTCGGCGGTCTCGTCGGCGTTGCGAGGGTAGTCCTGGGAGAGCAGGTCGTCGTCCAGGGAGATGAGGACGCGGGCGAACATGTCCGTGGGGCCCGACTGCGGCGGCGAGGGCGGGAGGAGGTCGAGGAAGTAGGAGGGGTAGACATGCGGGTAGTCGAGGCGGACGAGGAGGGCTACGAGCTGGGCGAGCTTGTTGCGGAGGAAGGGCGGGGAGGCGGCGTTGGAGGCggaggcgagggagaggagggaggagcggagCAGGGCGAGGTCGTCGGggagggcgatgcggcggcggaggagcgcgtcGTGGAGGGACTGGAGGCACCAGAAGTGGACGTGCGCGTGGGGCGAGGAGGCGAGGCCGGAGAGGCAGAGGCGGAGGAGCGAGGAGGGCGGAGACTCGTCGCGGGCGCGGGCGCAGAAGGCGAGCGCCTCCTCGCGGACGGCCGGGGAGGCGGAGGCCGCGGCGGGGGAGTCGGAGGCGAGCAGGATGGCCTGCTCGAGGTCGTCCATGGAGGCGCGGAGGAATCTGAGTGGAGGGGGCGGAGacggggggagagagaggggggcggaggcggaggtggggtTAATATAACGGCGGAGGGGGGGACGACGGGAGGGTTTGCTTTGCTCCTTCCTTTCCCTTCCTTGCTGCCGAGTTGTTGAGACGGGGGTGGCTTTTCTTCTCACTATTTTGGGTTTGCCTTGCCGGATTTATGGGTTTATGGGCTGATTTTGGGTTCTCTTAGTTGTTGTTAGGGTTTTTcgtttctctttatttttttccttctcttcttcttttttccataTTTGATGATGTAATAATGTCATAAAAAATTATTTCTCATTTTGGGTTCTCTTAGTTGTTGTTAGggttttttgtttctatttttttttaaTCTCTTCTTCTTTATTTCTATATTTGATGATATAATTTCAACAaaagttttatttctttttttaaatGTTGTGCTTTGTTGACGTGCCTAGGTGGATGCCGATAAATATTggcgagcataatttttttgatgaATTAGATAATTTCTCAATTCTTTAGTACAACACATTGGGGGCATCTCGTGGAATGTGTATTGCTAGGGCATTTATAGTGTACTCGGTATATATAACTGTTGTTGGTACCCGCTTCATGTGCCATGTTTCCCTCCTTCCAAGTCATCTAGTGTATTACATGAGCATTATAATAAATCAATAGGAAGGTCCGTTGCACAAGCATTCATTAACAGGTAATGATCCTATCATGACATTCCGCTTGTCGGTTTTCGATATGCGCCATGCAAAACAAGACACTCTCAACAACCCCTCCTGGGACAGTGTTGCGGGTGCTCTTGGTAAAAGACATTATGCTATGTCATAAGAAGGTCGCATTATTAATAGTGACGACAGTTGGGATCAATGTCCGGCCCAAATCCTACAGACACTCCTGATCCGTGAGAGAAACCACCAAAAGGTTCGTCTATCATTTTGTCTTTGTAGCCTACATGTTTATCTAGAGGATCTACTCGAGTGAGCCTTGGGTCAGTAAACTCATCACGAATAATGCATTGAAACCATTCAGAACACTTTCCGCCTAAAAGTCCATAAGTAGTCTAGACTCTAGATGCCCCAGATGGGTCACGGTGACAAAGTAACATGAACAAAATTGGAAGGGGGTTATGTCCATGATTATTCTCCCGATGAGCTAGCATGTTTGGTTATGAGATCTCCTCCCCGAAATACATTCTTCCATCTGAGAGATGGAACAGAGACACACCACCTATATCCAAGATTTCACTCATCAATAATTGAATTTCCCTTCTAAGTTCTTCATTGTGTGTGTCACTCGTGGAGTTGTGGGGACTCATAAACATTCGGAATCGTTCAGGAGCTTCCAAGCTTGTGGGTTTTCCCTTGGAAAGTGTGTGAAGGTTGAGGATCGCTTCAAGATCAACCATAGATGTTTGAGCTTAGACGTTGTGGCCAATGCTCAAGGATAACAAGACTACGCAACAACAATGAATTTGAAATCAGCTGGAGAAAAGATCAGTCACCACATTTGATATTGCATCCTATTCGGGAGAAATTTCGTCTACCGCCCTCGCACATCTGTTGTGTCAGGTCCTAGCGCATTGTCACCTGAACAAAGTTTGATCGCTTGGTCATCGCTTCTCATAGGGATTAGAGATATGCATCAATGAGTGAAAGGGAAGATTGTATATCGTCAAGAGGCAGGCAGGAGGGGACTAGGAAAACTTCAttgcacgagagagagagagggagcgggggggaagggaagggaagggaaggttGCACTATCTGCCTTGGTGCATACTCCTACTTGTGAGCTATGTTGGGATTTTCTCGAAGAAGAAAGGAtgaagcagtacagtagagataagtatttccctcagttaagaaccaaggttatcaatccagtaagagaacAACGCAGAACCTCTGtagcaacacctacacacaaaaaaacaaatacttgcacccaacacaaacaagggggttgtcaatcccctcggcggttaattgcaaggatcaaatctcgtagtgatagatagataaaataaaacacaaaataaaagagcggtaaataaattgtagcaaggtatttttggattttatatatgataaaagtagatctgagggccataattttcactagcgcttctctctcgaacaaaaaacatacggtgggtaaacaaattaatgatgggcaattggtagaaaagcgcatagttatgacgatattcaaggcaatgatcatgtatataggcatcacgtctgagacaagtagatcgactcctgcctgcatctactactattactccacccatcgaccgctatccagcatgcatctagggtattgaATTAATAAAAacaaagtaatgccttaagcaagatgacatgatgtagacaaagtcaatccaaccaatatgaataaaccccgtcattttccccgaagcttctagggtatCTCTTATCCAAAAAGTTTCGtagcgtttggactttgtttggtactgatttcatggaaaaccaaaaatagtaaaaaaacagcaactagcacttcgcactaggttaataggttagtccaaaaatgatatataattgcatatgaaACATCCACGATTGATActataagagcatggaacaataaaaaattctagatacgttgaagacgtatcacatACGTCTATGGCAGACAATGGCCTGAAGGGTGAAAATCTGTCGGAGGGCATCGACAATCTCACACTTATTGTTTTGCAGATGATTCATTGCTATTTCTTTGAAGCTTCGTGGCAACAGGCATAGATGGTTAAAGGTTTGTTGAGCACTTGTTCTTTGACAACGGGGAAACTCATAAACACCTCAAAGTGTTCTATCTTTTTTTCATAACTGCGTTGATGTTGTGGTTGATGATGTTAAAGGGAAATCTGGATATTTCTCAGCTAGTTTTTGGCCCTAGGTATTTGGGCCTGCCAGTGACTGGTGGAAGAATGAATGAAGGTACGTTTGAGACCCTACAGTCAAGCCTTGGTAGAAGGTTAGTTGACTAGAGTGAACAGTGTATGCCTTTTGGCAATAAGGAAATTTTAATCAAAGGTGTTGCCCAAGAAATGCCCGCTTATGTTACGAGTTTTTTTGTTTGCCTTCTTCAGTGTGTGATGACCTAACACGGATGATGCGGCAATATTGGTGGGTGtagagaaaggaaaaaagaaagatgcATTGGCTGAGCTGGGATAAAATGGCGCTTCTGAAGTCAAAGGGTGGcatggtgaaagcacaagtgctccctgggtggttttggtaattaatgtcaacatatctcttgttggactaatgtttcatCTAAGTGTACTTCAGACAAGTTCAAAAATGGCGTGTTAAGGACAAGAGGATaaggaaccccttcaaaatgctaaggacgcatgttggcaaaagctcaagactcttcatttcttttttggtgatctaagatcacattgagtccataggaaagccaatactattaaaaggagatgaggtgttgcttaatggtctacttgctcaaaatgcttagtgatattgctccaaagccatcaaccactttctcattccaaatatgtccaaaacccaaagtcaaactcggccccatcgaaaccttctatccagcgccaccgagttcatttaacatagccactgccagaaaccctaaacactttggtcacaccgatacggatctcggtctcaccgagatgcccttgcaaactctctgttgcttgTTGCATTATTTCGGCCTCACCGAAATGTGgaatcagtcccatcgagtttgcttgacattCACTCGGTTGCCTtgttgcttcacttcggtctaaccgagttgatgcaatcggtgccactgaattgatgtttgccctaagccctagcacatcggttccaccgagttgttccagtcggtcccactgagattcctaactttcacattatgaactaaatcggtctcaccgagttctcctattcggtctgaccgagttgggtcaaatgtgtgtaacagttggattttgcatggaggctatatatacccctccagccCCTTCTCCATgtgggagagagccatcagaacgtgcctacacttccagcttaCATTTTCTcaaagagaaccacctactcatgtgttgagatcaagatattccaatcctaccacaagattcttgatttctagccttccccaagttgctttccactcaaatcatcatccaccatatccaaatccgtgagagagagttgagtgttggggaggctgttatttgaagcacaagagcaaggagttcatcatcaacacaacatctattaccttttggagagtggtgtatcctagattggttaggtgtcgcttgggagcctctgacaagattgtggagttgaaccaagaagtttgtaagggcaaggagatcgcctacttcgtgaagatctacccgagtgaggcaagtccttcgtgggcaatggccatggtgggataaacaaggttgcttctttgtggactctTCAtgggtggatgatacgtctccaatgtatctatattttttttattccatgctattatattatctcttttggatgttctatatgcattaatatgctattttatattatttttgggactaacttaatAACCCAGAGCCCTGTGCcagttttttgtttttccttgtttttgagttttacagaaaagaaatatcaaaggagtccaaacggaataaaactttacgatgatttttcttgaaccAGAATACACCCATggaacttggagatgaagtcagaagagtcCCAAGGGCACCACAAGCCCTCAAggcgcgcccctggcttgtgggcccctcgggagtccaccgacctccctctcagctctataaatcaaAAATATTCCAATATCAACAGAAGCATCaaccaaaatacttttctgccaccgtaaccttctgttcacgtgagatcccatcttgggtctttttccggcatcctgccggagggggattcgatcacggagggcatctacatcaactctattgccctttcgatgaagcgtgagtagtttaccacagacctacgggtccatagatagtagctagatggcttcttctctctctttgatcttcaatacaatgttctcctcgatgttcttggagatctatccgatgtaattttgttttgcggtgtgtttgtcgagatttgatgaattgtggatttatgatcagcttatctatg
The window above is part of the Triticum aestivum cultivar Chinese Spring chromosome 2A, IWGSC CS RefSeq v2.1, whole genome shotgun sequence genome. Proteins encoded here:
- the LOC123187968 gene encoding exportin-T → MDDLEQAILLASDSPAAASASPAVREEALAFCARARDESPPSSLLRLCLSGLASSPHAHVHFWCLQSLHDALLRRRIALPDDLALLRSSLLSLASASNAASPPFLRNKLAQLVALLVRLDYPHVYPSYFLDLLPPSPPQSGPTDMFARVLISLDDDLLSQDYPRNADETADACRVKDAMRAQCVPQIARHWHDAAATLGAADPPTAAVALDAARRCISWIDVALVANDVFVPLLFDIALSPASAAPLAAAAVGCLSAVAAKRMDARAKVALLRSLLSAQQGLGSPDSGLKMASLVTTYAVEALACYRKLGPSDADGAAALEMLEEVLPAVFSAAESCYEEDVDSGSVLEFLAGYVSTMKAPSEKQLGHLGRILEVVRQQMTYDPVYRVHLDVLDKIGKEEEDMMAEQRKDLVALFRNICRVAPAATQQFIKGLIVTALSSAEATVEDVEVTLTLLYRLGEAVSEEEIRTGSGLLGELVPMLLSARFSCHSHRLVALVYLETVTRYIKFMQENVQYVPHLLAAFLDERGIHHQNSHVSRRAGYLFMKAVKLLKAKLVPYLDTILQSLEDVLGQFTSMDWANKEAKLSSSEDGSQIFEAVGLLIGIEEVSPEKQVQCLTALLNPLCHQIESLVMGAKAQGLEESSPRATSLLQIVVALNMVTKGFNERLVMISRPTIGVMLKKTLDVVLQLLVSFPNARPLRSKVISFLHRMIEILGISVLPCIPIALRQLLVHNEAKDMVDFLVLVNQIICKFNSSASGILEDVFPTIASRLSVILSQDAFSTGPAGNTEEMRELQELQRTLYTFLHGMVTHDLSAVLLAPTCRQYLETIMQLLLFTSCSHKDILLRKACVQIFVKLIKDWCTTSKADDKLPGFRVFMIEKFATGCCLYSVLDKSFDLRDANTLVVFGEIVMAQKVMYERFGEDFIVNFVAKALPEAHCPPELAEQYYQKLQGNDIKAFRSFYQSLIEKIRQQQNGSLVFR